A region from the bacterium genome encodes:
- a CDS encoding sensor domain-containing diguanylate cyclase → MSKVSSSRSGDGARAGAAKPDRALLFLARLANDLAAVRSLPTLLERVMLALHEETGFDSCTIALLDERVPNALTVRAASGLWAKSRGAALPRDKGLHGTVMDRKVPLLISNLSPDGGTLPRGGKVKSGIYAPLVVSDRAIGVLSAYAAAPGAFTEADLSLLTVVGRYLAGAVEVARLNEQLKQLAATDALTGVANRQSFLDRLGSEIARNRRTGRQLSVVLLDIDGFEIINSVHGHAAGDELLAHVADLLVRYVRGSDMVARWGGDEFGMLLPETTAAQAEKLVARLRPVRITVPHMREAGSYASLSCGLATWPKDAQTPEGLLREADNRLRKMKRLFVRNGVRQSGRR, encoded by the coding sequence ATGTCGAAAGTGTCTTCGTCACGTTCCGGGGACGGAGCCCGAGCCGGCGCCGCGAAGCCGGACCGGGCGCTCCTCTTTCTTGCGCGTCTCGCAAACGACCTCGCGGCGGTCCGGTCGCTGCCGACCCTGCTCGAGCGGGTGATGCTGGCGCTCCACGAGGAGACGGGGTTCGACTCGTGCACGATCGCGCTGCTGGACGAGCGCGTGCCGAACGCGTTGACCGTTCGGGCCGCCTCGGGCCTCTGGGCGAAATCGCGGGGCGCGGCGCTGCCCCGAGACAAGGGGTTGCACGGGACCGTCATGGACCGCAAGGTCCCGTTGCTCATCTCGAACCTGTCCCCTGACGGCGGGACGCTCCCGCGTGGGGGGAAGGTCAAGTCAGGCATCTACGCCCCACTGGTCGTCAGCGACCGCGCCATCGGGGTCCTGAGCGCCTACGCCGCCGCCCCGGGCGCGTTCACGGAGGCCGACCTCAGTCTCCTCACGGTGGTCGGGCGCTATCTGGCGGGAGCGGTGGAGGTGGCGCGGCTCAACGAGCAGTTGAAGCAACTCGCGGCGACCGACGCCCTCACGGGCGTGGCCAACCGGCAGAGTTTTCTGGATCGCCTTGGGTCGGAGATCGCTCGCAACCGGCGCACGGGGCGCCAACTCAGCGTCGTGCTGCTCGACATCGACGGGTTTGAGATCATCAACAGCGTGCACGGCCACGCCGCGGGCGACGAGCTGCTCGCCCACGTGGCGGATCTGCTGGTCCGTTACGTGCGCGGCTCCGACATGGTGGCGCGGTGGGGCGGGGACGAGTTCGGCATGCTCCTCCCGGAGACGACGGCCGCCCAGGCGGAGAAGCTGGTCGCGCGGCTCCGTCCGGTGCGGATCACCGTGCCCCACATGCGGGAAGCCGGCTCCTACGCGAGTCTCTCGTGCGGACTCGCGACATGGCCGAAGGACGCGCAGACCCCCGAAGGGCTCCTGCGGGAGGCTGACAACCGGTTGCGCAAGATGAAGCGCCTGTTCGTGAGAAACGGGGTGCGCCAGTCCGGACGACGATAG
- a CDS encoding molybdopterin-dependent oxidoreductase, with amino-acid sequence MSESSERTDAKAPRGRVRRREFLRGVGAAAASTSLLGAALQPRPAAAAAMPAASPLEPPAGTERVLASADNEGLIDVHVLNGRITRVSSLDYPNNVASPMALNWHHRTYAPDRILYPMVRADWKPGAGGNRATRGVPRYRRVSWDEALDLVAQELKRVKTRYGNEGIFGGMIGGWSTTGLLNTKTGQLSRFLSLYGGYTNRIGNKSYAAWQWAAPYSWGVIFPDDSWADTVANSNLVIVWGSDPMNVQKVVGPLQGRTYEWIAAFKQRGGKLITIDPVYTETAEVSQQWIPIRPGTDSALIAAMAYVMLTENLYNKGFIDTYTVGFEPFRQYVMGETDKQPKTPEWAAALTDIPAERIRALAHEYAGTSRVKITTGFGIQRQDHGEQQVRMLITLAALKGEFGLPGGGLTASIPGFGSAGDARIKGRGPAGFPGVQNPVTQIVLDQQFANAVLNAPVTLHHNGNTYQYPQPGKSEIKLIYWVGGSTLNQHDEVNRNLQAFRKMETIIVQDSWWTPMARHADIVLPINTLLERDDISQTWRYVVYQHKAIESLGESRSDFDVFRDLSARLGFKDRFTMGLDTADQWLRKIYASAQIPMSYERFKEVGYYMLPIDETPYVGFAAFRKDPNANPLNTPSGKLEIYSAAIAKLGYTDCPPTPQWMEPFEWLGSPKAATYPFHLITKHPIWRRHSSYDNVQELHQYSKVKGYEPVVINPTDAAARGITTGDVVRVFNDRGQVLAAAVVSERVRARVALLHEGAWYTPAEPGKIGSLDRGGCTNVLTSQRGTSQLAQGPVAYTNLVQIEKHYGGERPNDYAPIQGA; translated from the coding sequence ATGAGTGAATCATCCGAGCGGACCGACGCGAAGGCACCGCGGGGCCGGGTACGCCGCCGGGAGTTCCTGAGGGGTGTCGGTGCCGCGGCGGCGAGTACGTCATTGCTGGGAGCCGCGCTCCAGCCTCGGCCTGCGGCGGCGGCCGCCATGCCTGCGGCGTCGCCACTGGAACCGCCCGCCGGGACCGAGCGGGTCCTCGCGAGCGCCGACAACGAGGGGCTGATCGACGTGCACGTGCTGAACGGGCGCATCACCCGGGTCAGCAGCCTCGACTACCCCAACAACGTGGCGTCGCCGATGGCGTTGAACTGGCACCACCGCACATACGCGCCGGATCGGATCCTGTACCCGATGGTACGGGCGGACTGGAAGCCCGGCGCGGGCGGCAATCGCGCGACCCGGGGGGTGCCGCGCTATCGGAGGGTGAGCTGGGACGAAGCGCTGGACCTCGTGGCGCAGGAACTCAAGCGTGTCAAGACGCGCTACGGCAACGAGGGGATCTTCGGCGGCATGATCGGCGGGTGGTCTACGACCGGGCTGTTGAACACCAAGACAGGCCAGCTCAGCCGCTTCTTGAGCCTCTACGGCGGGTACACGAACCGCATCGGCAACAAGAGTTACGCCGCGTGGCAGTGGGCGGCGCCGTACTCCTGGGGCGTGATCTTTCCCGACGATTCGTGGGCGGACACGGTTGCCAACAGCAACCTGGTGATCGTGTGGGGCAGCGACCCGATGAACGTCCAGAAGGTCGTCGGGCCGCTGCAGGGCCGCACGTACGAGTGGATCGCCGCGTTCAAGCAGCGGGGCGGGAAGCTCATCACGATCGACCCCGTCTACACCGAGACCGCCGAGGTGTCTCAGCAGTGGATCCCGATCCGACCCGGCACCGACTCGGCGCTGATCGCAGCCATGGCGTATGTGATGCTCACCGAAAACCTCTACAACAAGGGGTTCATCGACACGTACACGGTCGGATTCGAGCCGTTCCGGCAGTACGTGATGGGGGAGACGGACAAGCAGCCGAAGACGCCGGAGTGGGCGGCGGCGCTGACGGATATCCCCGCGGAGCGGATCCGGGCCCTCGCGCACGAATACGCGGGCACCTCCCGCGTGAAGATCACGACGGGGTTCGGGATCCAGCGGCAAGATCACGGCGAGCAGCAGGTGCGGATGCTCATCACGCTGGCCGCCCTGAAAGGCGAGTTCGGGCTCCCGGGCGGCGGGCTCACCGCGTCGATCCCGGGCTTCGGATCGGCCGGCGACGCGCGCATCAAGGGCCGGGGCCCCGCGGGATTCCCCGGGGTGCAGAATCCGGTGACGCAGATCGTGCTGGACCAGCAGTTCGCGAACGCGGTCCTGAACGCGCCGGTGACGCTGCATCACAACGGCAACACCTACCAGTATCCGCAGCCGGGGAAGTCGGAGATCAAGCTCATCTACTGGGTCGGGGGCTCCACGCTCAACCAACACGACGAGGTCAACCGAAACCTCCAGGCGTTCCGCAAGATGGAGACGATCATCGTGCAGGACAGTTGGTGGACGCCGATGGCGCGGCACGCGGACATCGTGCTGCCGATCAACACGCTCCTTGAACGCGACGACATCAGCCAGACGTGGCGGTACGTGGTCTACCAGCACAAGGCGATCGAGTCGCTCGGGGAATCCCGATCCGACTTTGACGTGTTTCGGGACCTGTCGGCGCGACTCGGGTTCAAGGATAGGTTCACGATGGGCCTCGACACCGCGGACCAGTGGCTGCGGAAGATCTACGCGTCCGCCCAGATTCCGATGAGCTACGAGCGGTTCAAAGAGGTCGGCTACTACATGTTGCCGATTGACGAGACCCCGTACGTGGGCTTCGCGGCCTTTCGCAAGGACCCGAACGCGAACCCACTCAACACGCCGTCTGGGAAGCTCGAGATCTACTCGGCGGCGATCGCGAAGCTCGGCTATACGGATTGTCCGCCCACGCCCCAGTGGATGGAGCCGTTTGAGTGGCTCGGCAGCCCGAAGGCGGCAACGTACCCGTTCCACCTGATCACCAAACACCCGATCTGGCGGCGGCACTCATCCTACGACAACGTGCAGGAGCTCCATCAGTACAGCAAGGTCAAGGGGTACGAGCCGGTGGTCATCAATCCCACGGACGCGGCGGCCCGCGGGATCACGACCGGGGACGTGGTGCGGGTGTTCAACGATCGGGGACAGGTCCTGGCCGCGGCGGTGGTCTCGGAGCGCGTGCGCGCACGCGTGGCGTTGCTCCACGAGGGTGCGTGGTATACACCGGCCGAGCCGGGCAAGATCGGCAGCCTCGATCGCGGCGGCTGCACCAACGTCCTGACATCGCAGCGTGGGACGTCCCAGTTGGCGCAGGGGCCGGTGGCGTATACGAACCTCGTCCAGATCGAGAAGCACTACGGGGGCGAGCGCCCGAACGACTACGCGCCGATCCAAGGCGCGTAG
- a CDS encoding RES family NAD+ phosphorylase, with translation MTAARLMPHTHNVYRVLARRHTMSEDASYSQTRRDNRWNTPDFPALYACCSLAVARSVANDLFSRSGVVLEDLQPDALPVLHELGWRGELVDAATPAGLATAGLPSAYPTGVTKADTQRAASTWHAAAFEGVVCRSASLARLGFAQWTQPHEPWGEVAIFTRNAKRPVRRERTWIDLAWLRAPSTEVS, from the coding sequence ATGACCGCCGCGCGGCTCATGCCGCACACCCACAACGTCTACCGGGTGCTGGCGCGCCGGCACACGATGTCGGAGGATGCGTCGTACAGTCAGACCAGGCGCGACAACCGGTGGAACACTCCGGACTTCCCCGCGCTGTATGCGTGTTGTAGCCTGGCGGTCGCCCGGTCGGTGGCCAACGATCTCTTCAGCCGCTCCGGCGTGGTCCTCGAAGATCTGCAGCCGGACGCCCTCCCGGTGTTGCACGAGCTCGGCTGGCGCGGTGAGCTGGTGGATGCGGCGACCCCCGCAGGCCTCGCGACGGCAGGGCTGCCATCGGCGTACCCCACCGGGGTGACCAAAGCAGACACCCAGCGGGCGGCCAGCACGTGGCATGCGGCGGCGTTCGAAGGCGTCGTCTGCCGCAGCGCGTCGCTTGCGCGTCTCGGATTCGCACAGTGGACGCAGCCCCACGAACCCTGGGGCGAGGTCGCGATCTTCACCCGCAACGCGAAGCGGCCGGTGCGCCGTGAGCGCACCTGGATAGATCTCGCCTGGCTCCGGGCGCCGTCCACAGAGGTCTCTTGA
- a CDS encoding alcohol dehydrogenase catalytic domain-containing protein produces the protein MRQAVLRAPYDLTLEHVPVPVPAPGEVVVRVRAALTCGTDLKTYRRGHPRVPFGPFGHEAAGDIAAVGDGVGGFTVGQAVVFMPTAPCGECGPCRRGSENLCETLFDDMAVGAYGDQMRVPRRIVRRHLFAKPEMLSYVEAAFLEPLACVVHGWRRLGRFSGGRVAVVGLGPIGLLHIREASRRGLEVAAVGRRAAAREQAVRAGAAHTIDARADDPGQALRALWGDGPDVLIECTGSPDIWTAAPRWVAGGGRVLLFGGLPGGTTPEFDATRLHYGEVDLIATFHYGTDDVHAALGLLSSGTFRPRDLISETRPLDGIVQVFHDLDRGVGAKYAVLPEGSTWA, from the coding sequence ATGCGCCAGGCAGTGCTTCGGGCTCCCTACGATCTGACGTTGGAGCACGTGCCCGTGCCGGTTCCGGCGCCTGGCGAGGTCGTCGTGCGCGTGCGCGCCGCGCTGACGTGCGGCACCGATCTCAAGACCTACCGCCGGGGGCATCCCCGGGTTCCCTTCGGACCCTTCGGGCACGAGGCTGCGGGGGACATCGCCGCCGTCGGCGACGGGGTCGGGGGATTCACCGTGGGGCAGGCCGTTGTCTTCATGCCGACCGCGCCGTGCGGAGAGTGTGGTCCCTGCCGGCGCGGCAGCGAAAACCTCTGCGAAACGCTGTTCGACGACATGGCCGTCGGGGCGTACGGCGACCAGATGCGCGTGCCCCGGCGCATCGTCCGCCGGCATCTTTTTGCGAAACCGGAGATGCTCTCCTACGTCGAGGCGGCTTTTCTCGAGCCGCTCGCCTGCGTCGTGCACGGCTGGCGGCGTTTAGGCCGATTCTCCGGTGGACGCGTCGCCGTCGTCGGGCTCGGTCCGATCGGGCTCCTGCACATTCGGGAAGCGAGCCGCCGCGGCCTGGAGGTGGCTGCCGTGGGACGGCGGGCCGCCGCACGGGAGCAGGCTGTGCGGGCGGGGGCCGCGCATACGATCGACGCTCGCGCGGACGACCCCGGTCAGGCGCTCCGGGCGCTGTGGGGCGACGGCCCCGACGTGCTCATCGAGTGCACGGGATCGCCCGACATCTGGACGGCGGCGCCTCGGTGGGTGGCCGGCGGGGGCCGGGTGCTGCTGTTCGGGGGACTGCCCGGCGGCACCACCCCCGAGTTCGACGCCACGCGTCTTCACTACGGTGAGGTCGACTTGATCGCCACGTTCCACTACGGCACGGACGACGTGCACGCGGCGCTCGGGTTGTTGTCGTCGGGGACGTTCCGGCCGCGCGACTTGATCAGCGAGACGCGCCCGCTCGATGGCATCGTCCAGGTCTTTCACGATCTCGACCGCGGCGTCGGCGCCAAGTACGCCGTCCTTCCGGAGGGCTCCACGTGGGCGTAA